From the Candidatus Zixiibacteriota bacterium genome, the window ACTTTGGCGGTTGTCCGATTCACAAAGTAAAGCCGGTTGTCGTGCCGTTTCCGGATAATATCGGCCATTTTCGGGGTCATTGCCCCGGAACCGATTATGGCAATGCCGGCCTCGGGGTTCCGGCCGATAATTTCCGAGAGCCTCAGCGCTACCAGCGAGGCCATGGAAACCGGCTTCTGCCCCAACTCCGTTTCAGTCCGGACTTTCTTGGCCGCTTTGTAAGCCGCGGAAAAAAGTCTCTCAAGGACAGAACCAGAAAGAGCGCTCTCCTGGCAGAATTGATGAGCATCCTTAATCTGCCCCAGGATCTGGGCTTCGCCGATAACGATGGAATCCAGCGACGCCGCTACCTCGAAAATATGCCTGACCGCCTCGCGCCCGGAAAAGAGTCTAAAATTGTCAGGCTCAAAATTTACCTTCGAGTCCTTGTCCTGGGTCTTGAAAAAGAAATCAAGTATCCGATTTCGAATGGCCGCCACATCATGGTCGGCTTGGGGCATAACCACCATGAATTCCACCCGATTGCAGGTGGCCAGATAGACTAACTCTAACGCTGCCAGTGTCTTTTTCAGCGCCGACAGCTTTTCGGTCCGCTCGGTCTCTGGAATAGTCAAAGCTTCCAGAAGTTCCAGCGGGGCTCTCCCCAGTTTGGTCGAGATGCAGGCTATTTTCGAAATCGTCTCTTTCATGTTAGGGGGAAATTAGATGAAACCATACAAAATTTGTCATAAAATTGTCACAGAAAGCGGCTTTTTGGAATTTTTTATGAAAAAATACAAAATTTGTCATAATAGAGTATCACAGTCCTCTAATTTCCACCGTGAACAGAGTGTAATAGATTGAAAAACAACAAAATATCTTCAAATATGAGAAAATTTGTCGTAATTACTATTGCGAAAGTTAGAATGTTCTAATATATTGGAGATTATGAAACTGACTCTAAAAGAAGAAGATTATCTGGAGACAATCTATCTCCTGTTGCATCGGGGCGAGTTGGTAGGAATTTCGGACATTGCTCGGGCACGCGGAGTCACCCTGCCGACCGTTTTTTCTGCTGTTAGTCGCTTAAAAGATAACGGCTTAGTTGCCCAGTCACATTATGGGAAAGTCACTCTTACCGCTGAAGGGGAGAAAGCGGCCGCCGAAGTCTTTGAAATTCATCGGATTCTAAAAATGTTCTTTATCCAGGTGCTGCAGCTTCCGGAGGAGCTGGCTGAACAGAATGCCTGTCGAATTGAGCACGGGATCAGCCGCGAGGCTATCAAACAGCTGGAGGGTTTCGTTGACCTTGTCCGCAGTTGCTCCGGAAAAGGGGAAGGTTGCCTGCTTCGGGGACAGCTCACCGATAAGCCTGAGTTATGATAAATTACATATTGCAATCCTCGAAAGGGAAGAAACTTGCCATGAGCCTTGATCAATTGAAACCGGGAGAAACGGGAATAGTGATTTCTGTAGCCGGAGCCGGTGCGGTTAAGCGACGTCTTCTGGATATGGGGATTCACAAAGGGCAAACAATTAAGATGATCAAAGCTGCCCCCCTCAGAGATCCCTTGCAGATATCGCTGGCAGGCGGACATTTTTCTATTCGGCGGAGCGAGGCTTCCCTGATACAGATCGAAATCGAGTCGGACAGATTCCGTGAATGATAGGAAAAAGTTCACTATAGCTCTGGTCGGCAATCCCAATTGCGGCAAGACCTCAATTTTCAATCATCTCACCGGGGCTCATCAGAAAGTGGCCAATTTTCCGGGTGTCACGGTCGAAAAACGCACCGGCGAGCGTGAGCACAACGGATATGACCTGACTTTCGTGGATCTTCCCGGAACTTACAGCCTGACCGCCCATTCGCCCGATGAGAAAGTTGCCCGTGATTTTATCCTGAATGAAAACCCGGCTCTGGTGATCAATGTCATCGACAGCGGCAGTCTCGAGCGGAGTCTGTATTTGACCATGCAACTTATCGAGATGGGCGTTGATGTTGTCATCGATCTGAACATGTGGGATGAGGCCGGCAGAGATGGTTTACAAATAGATATACAAAAGCTTTCCGTTCTCCTTGGAGCGCCGGTAGTGACAACGGTCGGTAACAGAGCTGAGCGGATTGATTCTCTTTTGGAGGCGGCCACATCATTGTTAGCTGATAGAGACAAAGGGCATCGCCATCCGCCGATTACTTATGGACCAAAGCTTGATGACCTCGTGACCGATTTGTCGAAAGAAGTATCGGTTTGCGGGCATTGTCGCGCCTGCGGCAACCCGCGCTGGCTGGCAGTGAAGCTTCTGGAGGGGGATGCTGAAATCAGGAAAAGGTGCCTCGCCGATAATGTCGGAGATACTTCCCTTAAATCGAAACTGGA encodes:
- the hemA gene encoding glutamyl-tRNA reductase; translation: MKETISKIACISTKLGRAPLELLEALTIPETERTEKLSALKKTLAALELVYLATCNRVEFMVVMPQADHDVAAIRNRILDFFFKTQDKDSKVNFEPDNFRLFSGREAVRHIFEVAASLDSIVIGEAQILGQIKDAHQFCQESALSGSVLERLFSAAYKAAKKVRTETELGQKPVSMASLVALRLSEIIGRNPEAGIAIIGSGAMTPKMADIIRKRHDNRLYFVNRTTAKVEPFATKFSGKAVSLGDFLEGKQKVNIIISSTSSQEPIFTAARLKAIMADEKKIYAFDLAIPRDFAADLVDSERLEIWNLEKLNILAQKNRRDRFRTVDQASHLIEEQVKAYLKKEITQYISPLFDSAMNESMSLAQEGLNSLFKGKLSHLSTDDQELLLYWSKKVLARACYLPAQQLAENIANADLDQEIRLSYFVKSAR
- a CDS encoding metal-dependent transcriptional regulator; this encodes MKLTLKEEDYLETIYLLLHRGELVGISDIARARGVTLPTVFSAVSRLKDNGLVAQSHYGKVTLTAEGEKAAAEVFEIHRILKMFFIQVLQLPEELAEQNACRIEHGISREAIKQLEGFVDLVRSCSGKGEGCLLRGQLTDKPEL
- a CDS encoding FeoA family protein, with amino-acid sequence MSLDQLKPGETGIVISVAGAGAVKRRLLDMGIHKGQTIKMIKAAPLRDPLQISLAGGHFSIRRSEASLIQIEIESDRFRE